From the Synergistaceae bacterium genome, the window TAATTTCAACAGGGACAAAGCGAAATAAAAATTTTTGGCAGTAATTCCCCCTGAGTGATTCATTTTTTCGGGGGGACTCGTAATAAAAATTTTATATCATGAAAGGAGTTTTACTCACGCTATGAGCAAAATAAAAATGGCAACTCCCATTGTAGAGATGGACGGCGACGAAATGACCCGCGTTTTATGGCAGATTATCAAAGATGACCTGCTTTCACCGTTCGTGGAATTAAACACGGAATATTACGACTTGGGATTGCCTAAGAGAGACGAGACCGGCGATAAAATCACTTGGGAAGCAGCCGAAGCAATCAAGAAATACAGAGTCGGAGTCAAATGCGCAACAATTACCCCGAATAAACAGCGTGTCGAAGAATATAATTTACACGAAATGTGGAAGAGTCCCAACGGCACAATTAGAGCTGTTCTCGACGGTACAGTTTTCAGGAAGCCTATTTTAACGAAATGCATTAAACCGGTCGTAAAGAATTGGCACAAACCTATTACCATTGCAAGACATGCATATGGCGACGTTTACAGAGGCACAGAATTTAGAGTCCCTGAGCCCGGCAAAGCAGAATTATTATTCACCGGCAAGAACGGCGCAACCTTCCGCGAAACTGTTTACGATTACGAGTGCCCCGGCGTTTTGCAGGCAATGTACAACAAAGACACGTCAATAAAATCATTTGCACGCAGCTGCTTTGAGTACGCCCTCTCAACAAAAGAAGATCTCTGGTTCTCCTCGAAAGATACAATTTCTAAGCAGTATGACCAGACATTTAAATTATTATTCCAGGAAATTTTTGAGACGGAATACAAGGCAAAATTTGACGCAGCCGGAATCACTTATTTTTACACGCTGATTGATGATGCAGTAGCGCGCGTTATGCGTTCTGAAGGCGGATTTATCTGGGCTTGCAAGAATTATGACGGCGACGTTATGAGCGACATGGTATCGACGGCTTTCGGTTCACTTGCAATGATGACGAGCGTTCTTGTTTCACCGGACGGAAATTTTGAGTACGAAGCTGCACACGGAACAGTAACAAAGCATTTCTACCGTTACCGCGAAGAAGGCAAAATGACATCAACTAACCCCGTTGCAACAATTTTCGCATGGAGCGGAGCACTCAGAAAACGCGGCGAGATTGACGGAAATAATGATCTCGTAGCATTTGCAAATAAACTTGAGAAGGCAACAATTGAGACAATAGAAGGCGGAGTCATGACGAAAGATTTATCATCACTTTGTGAGGGCGTTGTACCTCATGTCGTTGACTCGAAAGAATTTATCAAGGCTATAGCAGCAAAATTATAATCACGCGCTATAATAGCAATCAAGACCCGCGGGACTCGTTCAGGGTTCTGCGGGCTATTTTATGGAAGGATGAATTTATTATGTCATTAACAGCAGAAAAAATTGACTGGGGACGCGCACCAGCTGACACGCCGGTTTGTCCGGAGAAAGAAATTTATTTACGCGACATAGTGCAGACTATTTTAGACGGTTACGAGACCACCGAAGATGTTATGGAAGCTCTTGCAATTAGTCCCGTTGATGTCGGAGCAGACCAGATTCAGGAAATTTTAGCGATATTTGTTCCCGTTAT encodes:
- a CDS encoding NADP-dependent isocitrate dehydrogenase encodes the protein MSKIKMATPIVEMDGDEMTRVLWQIIKDDLLSPFVELNTEYYDLGLPKRDETGDKITWEAAEAIKKYRVGVKCATITPNKQRVEEYNLHEMWKSPNGTIRAVLDGTVFRKPILTKCIKPVVKNWHKPITIARHAYGDVYRGTEFRVPEPGKAELLFTGKNGATFRETVYDYECPGVLQAMYNKDTSIKSFARSCFEYALSTKEDLWFSSKDTISKQYDQTFKLLFQEIFETEYKAKFDAAGITYFYTLIDDAVARVMRSEGGFIWACKNYDGDVMSDMVSTAFGSLAMMTSVLVSPDGNFEYEAAHGTVTKHFYRYREEGKMTSTNPVATIFAWSGALRKRGEIDGNNDLVAFANKLEKATIETIEGGVMTKDLSSLCEGVVPHVVDSKEFIKAIAAKL